Proteins from a single region of Hydrogenobacter hydrogenophilus:
- a CDS encoding metal ABC transporter solute-binding protein, Zn/Mn family encodes MKKVFFAVLSFIALSFAQIKVVATYPWIGELVREIGKDRVSLYVIAKGSEDPHFVVPKPSHIAKLRNADLLVIQGASLEIGFLPPLIQQSNNPKIQPGREGFLDLSAFVQIIEKPVSVSRAMGDVHPEGNPHYQLDPHNIPILAKVLKEKLCQLDEKNCTYYDQNLRDFTKRWDERVKVWDKELSALRGTKVVSYHKLYNYLLYRYGIELIGTLEPLPGIPPTAKHTEEIIKAIQTAGTKVCILQDVYHENRTAQYVSSKTNAKVVILPHDVGAIKEARDLFSLFEQVVRRLSECK; translated from the coding sequence ATGAAAAAGGTATTTTTTGCCGTTTTATCTTTTATAGCTCTTAGTTTTGCACAGATCAAAGTTGTAGCCACATACCCTTGGATAGGTGAGCTTGTAAGGGAGATAGGAAAAGACAGAGTGAGCCTGTATGTCATAGCTAAAGGTTCAGAGGACCCGCACTTTGTGGTTCCCAAACCTTCCCACATAGCAAAGTTAAGAAATGCAGACCTTTTGGTAATTCAAGGGGCAAGCCTTGAGATAGGTTTTTTACCCCCGCTCATACAGCAGTCTAACAATCCCAAGATACAACCCGGAAGGGAGGGCTTTTTGGACTTATCCGCTTTTGTCCAGATCATAGAAAAACCAGTTAGCGTCTCAAGGGCTATGGGAGATGTGCATCCCGAGGGCAATCCTCACTACCAGCTTGATCCCCACAACATACCAATACTTGCTAAAGTACTAAAGGAAAAGTTATGCCAGCTTGATGAGAAAAACTGCACTTACTATGATCAGAACCTTAGGGACTTTACTAAACGCTGGGATGAGAGAGTAAAAGTTTGGGACAAGGAACTTTCCGCACTGCGTGGCACTAAAGTGGTTTCTTACCACAAACTTTACAACTACCTTCTTTACAGATATGGAATAGAGCTCATAGGCACCTTGGAGCCCCTTCCGGGCATCCCACCCACCGCAAAACACACGGAGGAAATCATAAAAGCTATACAGACAGCAGGTACTAAGGTGTGCATACTTCAGGACGTATATCACGAAAATAGGACCGCTCAGTATGTGAGTTCCAAGACAAATGCCAAGGTGGTTATCCTTCCTCACGATGTGGGTGCCATAAAGGAAGCCAGAGACCTCTTTAGCCTCTTTGAGCAGGTGGTAAGGAGGCTTAGCGAATGCAAATAA
- a CDS encoding complex I 51 kDa subunit family protein: MRSYPVMPNIYTETTLDMLLRRAKKPRVHTIEDYLRGGGYQALEKALNMDPQEIIEWVDKSQLRGRGGAGFPTGKKWKFAVQNPAPRYLICNADESEPGTFKDRVLIERDPHLLIEGMIISAYAIGANEAFIYIRGEYTAGYYILRDAIEEAKKKGFLGKNILGSGFDLEIYVARGAGAYICGEESALIESLEGKRGFPRIKPPFPVQYGLFGRPTVVNNVETLCNIPFIVKLGWEDYRYIGPSDYPGPKLFPVSGKVKKPGVYELPMNTTLREVVYKYAGGTINNKKVKAVFSGALDCFSAEELDTPMDYSPFGFGGTGTVIVLTEEDDIVKMCLKVAEFYAHESCGQCTPCRVGTYEQANLLHRIIQGIATERDWEGFDFVNQFIQPTSICGLGAVAGRLIRQAMKKFPEEWERYRKFSTERTLSV, translated from the coding sequence ATGAGATCCTATCCCGTTATGCCTAACATATACACGGAAACCACCTTGGATATGCTCTTAAGAAGAGCAAAAAAACCAAGGGTGCACACTATAGAAGACTATCTGCGGGGCGGAGGTTATCAAGCTCTTGAGAAGGCGCTTAATATGGATCCTCAGGAAATAATAGAATGGGTGGACAAAAGTCAGCTCAGAGGTCGTGGTGGTGCGGGTTTTCCCACCGGCAAAAAGTGGAAGTTTGCAGTCCAAAACCCTGCTCCCAGATATCTTATATGCAACGCAGACGAATCTGAGCCGGGCACTTTCAAAGACAGGGTGCTCATAGAGAGAGACCCCCACCTTCTGATAGAGGGCATGATCATATCCGCTTACGCCATTGGTGCTAATGAGGCTTTTATATACATAAGAGGAGAGTACACCGCAGGGTATTACATACTAAGAGACGCTATAGAAGAAGCAAAAAAGAAGGGTTTTTTAGGGAAAAACATACTGGGAAGCGGTTTTGACCTGGAGATATATGTGGCAAGGGGTGCAGGCGCTTACATATGCGGTGAGGAGAGCGCTCTGATAGAATCCCTTGAGGGCAAAAGAGGTTTTCCACGCATAAAGCCTCCCTTCCCTGTGCAGTACGGACTTTTTGGAAGGCCCACAGTGGTCAATAATGTAGAAACTCTCTGCAACATACCTTTTATCGTAAAGCTCGGTTGGGAAGATTACAGATACATAGGACCCAGTGATTATCCGGGACCAAAGCTCTTTCCAGTAAGCGGTAAGGTTAAAAAACCCGGTGTTTATGAGCTTCCCATGAACACCACCTTAAGAGAGGTGGTTTACAAGTACGCAGGGGGAACTATAAACAACAAGAAGGTTAAGGCGGTATTTTCTGGTGCGCTTGACTGCTTTTCTGCAGAAGAACTAGACACACCTATGGACTACTCACCCTTTGGTTTTGGAGGAACGGGAACGGTAATAGTGTTAACAGAAGAGGACGATATAGTCAAGATGTGTTTAAAGGTGGCAGAGTTTTATGCTCACGAGAGTTGTGGGCAGTGCACTCCCTGTAGGGTAGGCACATACGAGCAGGCAAATCTTCTACATAGGATAATTCAAGGTATCGCAACAGAGAGGGATTGGGAGGGCTTTGATTTTGTAAACCAGTTCATACAGCCTACTTCTATATGTGGTCTTGGTGCGGTGGCAGGAAGGCTCATAAGACAAGCCATGAAAAAGTTTCCAGAAGAATGGGAAAGATACAGAAAGTTCTCTACCGAGCGTACCCTTAGCGTTTAA
- the nuoE gene encoding NADH-quinone oxidoreductase subunit NuoE, with translation MLEEGLLSKLKEHAEYFPKKEQAILMCLHEVQNHYGHIPSFALEEVAKLLDLPLNHVENVVSFYDMFDRGEPARHRIRVCVSIVCELMNKDKLIKALKELLGIDFGQTTKDGRFKLIAVQCLGACSEAPFFMIDEDSYKFESKEKLHEILSRYA, from the coding sequence ATGCTGGAAGAAGGTCTTCTGAGCAAGCTCAAAGAGCATGCGGAGTACTTTCCTAAGAAGGAACAGGCTATACTTATGTGCCTGCACGAAGTACAAAATCACTACGGACACATACCTTCCTTTGCCCTTGAGGAGGTTGCCAAGCTTCTTGACCTGCCACTGAACCATGTGGAGAATGTGGTGTCTTTTTATGACATGTTTGATAGAGGAGAGCCTGCAAGGCACAGGATAAGAGTGTGTGTAAGCATAGTGTGTGAGCTTATGAACAAGGACAAGCTAATTAAGGCTCTTAAAGAGCTTTTGGGTATAGATTTTGGTCAAACTACCAAAGATGGGCGTTTTAAACTAATAGCGGTTCAATGCTTGGGTGCGTGTAGCGAAGCACCCTTTTTTATGATAGACGAAGATTCTTACAAATTTGAGAGTAAGGAGAAACTCCATGAGATCCTATCCCGTTATGCCTAA
- a CDS encoding glycosyltransferase family 9 protein — MRKILMLMGHSAGIGDMLRGSASWRALKNHFPDAELHLLFLTKDKGAVSERLISRHHLLSSFYVIDKNIKGIRDWVRFFREFDRVVKKVNPDFIIDFEPHGLKSSLLCLYARLKYGIVSLGVAEIPFRGYFYSISSESSRKLNIQDYTDRYFVVLKALGIERRGIPIELEETPEALRFRKSFRKRFYIPEDRELIGLNIGCGTPDALWKRPNLDLLREVIKRLQEKTNTLLVLTGASFEKDINQEFLKNYSLPAFDLAGQTDILELPGLIRSCRLFVSTDSGPYHMAVALKVPTLALFVKDFPISYHRHPWVSCVVLRSEKDIHYAVEEGLRLYENFKKEGQHSP, encoded by the coding sequence ATGCGTAAAATTCTCATGCTTATGGGACATTCTGCAGGTATTGGGGACATGCTCAGAGGTAGCGCAAGCTGGAGAGCCCTAAAAAACCATTTTCCCGATGCAGAACTTCACCTTCTGTTTCTTACAAAAGACAAAGGAGCGGTGTCAGAAAGACTCATATCAAGACACCACCTACTCTCTTCCTTCTACGTTATTGACAAAAACATCAAAGGTATAAGGGATTGGGTGAGATTTTTTAGGGAGTTTGACCGTGTTGTGAAAAAGGTAAATCCTGACTTTATTATTGACTTTGAGCCTCACGGTCTTAAGTCTTCGTTGCTCTGCCTTTATGCAAGGTTAAAGTACGGTATAGTGTCCTTAGGAGTTGCAGAAATACCCTTTAGAGGATACTTTTACAGTATCTCCTCAGAGTCATCAAGAAAACTAAACATACAGGATTATACAGACAGATACTTTGTAGTTTTGAAGGCTTTGGGTATAGAAAGAAGGGGCATTCCTATAGAGCTTGAAGAAACACCAGAGGCGTTAAGGTTTAGAAAGAGCTTTAGAAAAAGATTTTACATTCCTGAAGACAGGGAGCTTATTGGTCTTAACATAGGATGTGGAACACCAGATGCCCTTTGGAAAAGGCCTAACTTGGACCTTTTGAGGGAAGTTATAAAGCGGTTGCAAGAAAAAACCAACACACTGTTAGTTTTGACGGGTGCCAGTTTTGAAAAGGACATAAACCAAGAGTTTCTCAAAAACTACTCCCTGCCTGCTTTTGATCTTGCAGGACAAACAGATATTTTAGAACTTCCGGGACTTATAAGGTCTTGCAGGCTTTTTGTGTCTACAGACAGCGGACCTTATCACATGGCGGTAGCTCTAAAGGTGCCCACTCTTGCCCTTTTTGTCAAAGACTTTCCCATCTCTTACCATAGACATCCCTGGGTCTCTTGCGTGGTTTTGCGTTCCGAAAAAGACATACATTATGCGGTAGAGGAGGGTTTAAGGCTTTACGAGAATTTTAAAAAAGAAGGACAGCATAGCCCCTAA
- the mnmA gene encoding tRNA 2-thiouridine(34) synthase MnmA, giving the protein MRVAVGMSGGVDSSVSALLMKLAGHEVIGVTLRFHTLPESCSADDLRVCCSPQDVKDAVRVSEKLGIPHITLDWERIFKSRVIDYFVREYLEGKTPNPCAVCNRDVKTGFLAKYLRDVAQIDKLATGHYARILEYKGRKLIAKAEDKSKDQSYFLALLESDAIELLEFPLGSLTKEEVRRIAKEYHLPVAQKRDSQEVCFLMGKKPGEFLRDLVGPKEGIITDTEGRVLGKHTGIYNFTIGQRRGLRVSAGKPLYVIDVDWQNNRLIVGEEDKLYRDSLKLLYLNAHLPIEEWEDVYAVVRYRSKPVKVKDIREAEDNTYVVEFEEKVWGITPGQVCAFYEGDVLLGGGVIAKE; this is encoded by the coding sequence ATGAGAGTAGCGGTAGGTATGAGTGGAGGAGTGGACAGTAGTGTGTCCGCTCTTCTTATGAAACTTGCAGGGCACGAAGTTATAGGGGTGACTCTGAGATTTCATACTCTTCCAGAGAGCTGTAGTGCAGACGATCTAAGAGTTTGCTGTTCACCACAAGATGTTAAGGACGCAGTCAGAGTATCTGAAAAACTTGGCATACCTCATATAACCTTAGATTGGGAAAGAATATTTAAAAGCAGGGTCATTGACTACTTTGTAAGGGAATACTTGGAGGGGAAAACTCCAAACCCTTGCGCAGTGTGCAACAGAGACGTAAAGACGGGCTTTTTGGCAAAGTATCTCAGAGATGTAGCTCAGATAGACAAGCTTGCCACAGGTCATTACGCAAGGATTTTAGAATACAAAGGCAGAAAGCTCATAGCAAAAGCTGAAGATAAAAGCAAGGATCAATCTTACTTTCTTGCTCTTTTAGAAAGTGATGCTATTGAGCTCCTTGAGTTCCCTCTTGGGTCTTTAACAAAGGAGGAAGTAAGACGCATAGCCAAAGAGTACCATCTGCCAGTAGCCCAAAAGAGAGACTCTCAGGAGGTTTGCTTTCTGATGGGAAAAAAGCCCGGTGAGTTTCTCAGAGACTTGGTTGGTCCAAAAGAGGGTATCATAACAGACACTGAAGGCAGGGTGTTAGGGAAACACACAGGTATATACAACTTCACTATAGGACAAAGGCGTGGACTTAGAGTGTCTGCGGGTAAGCCCCTTTATGTAATAGATGTGGACTGGCAAAACAACAGGCTAATCGTAGGAGAAGAAGATAAGCTTTACAGAGACAGCTTAAAGCTTTTATACTTGAACGCACACTTACCTATAGAGGAGTGGGAAGATGTCTATGCAGTAGTGCGCTACAGATCAAAACCTGTAAAGGTAAAGGACATAAGGGAGGCTGAAGATAACACCTATGTTGTGGAGTTTGAGGAAAAGGTCTGGGGCATAACCCCCGGACAAGTGTGTGCTTTCTACGAAGGGGATGTGCTTTTAGGTGGAGGTGTGATCGCCAAAGAATGA
- the dnaG gene encoding DNA primase has product MSDREDILKKIDIVDVISSYIDLKRVGSNYSARCPFHPDDTPSFFVSPSKGIFKCFGCGVGGDAIKFVSLYENISYSEALIKLAKRYNIPIKVKESKRSTKVLQILELVASYYHNALENAPKVIDYLKSRGVSSKSVQNFMLGYSPSSEDLVSFLKKEGVLDAYEKTGNLIKLDEGVYRDLFAGRIIIPIRDEKGNCIAFGGRLLQEGHPKYINSPESEFFKKRSVVFGLHQAREYIKEMGFVVVVEGYFDVISMHQEGYKNTVAPLGTAFSQDHAKVLSKYTKNAVLLFDGDNAGKKAVKLATPYLLFQGVNVKVAYLPEGEDPDTMARKDKEGLRTLIQNAQDIFQILIEEIKEGKSSSLKDFLYYASFVKDKVYQHELIKLASSASGLPVSLLYEQMPKVQKVEEQEETLGLTYNEKVFLLGLMRLGREEYLKEVLLSPKAMQIAEYILAGDYHMVPEDIKNTKVYDLESAFETSYHLLKIDKSHFSQSTKDIKKMREEKDRYIVRFRRRK; this is encoded by the coding sequence ATGTCCGACAGAGAGGATATTCTTAAAAAGATAGACATTGTGGATGTCATATCCTCTTACATAGACCTCAAAAGGGTAGGAAGTAATTACAGCGCAAGATGCCCTTTCCACCCAGATGATACACCTTCCTTTTTCGTATCTCCTTCAAAAGGTATATTCAAGTGCTTTGGGTGTGGTGTAGGTGGTGATGCCATAAAGTTCGTCTCCTTGTACGAAAACATAAGCTATTCAGAAGCTCTTATAAAGCTTGCAAAGAGATACAACATTCCCATCAAGGTGAAAGAAAGTAAGAGATCCACCAAGGTGCTTCAGATCCTTGAGCTGGTAGCAAGCTATTATCATAACGCTCTTGAGAATGCACCTAAGGTTATAGATTATCTCAAAAGCAGGGGTGTATCTTCAAAGAGCGTCCAAAATTTTATGCTGGGATACTCCCCTTCATCCGAAGACTTGGTAAGCTTTCTTAAAAAAGAGGGCGTTCTTGATGCTTACGAAAAGACAGGGAACTTGATCAAGCTTGACGAAGGGGTATACAGGGATCTGTTTGCGGGGAGAATCATAATACCTATAAGAGACGAAAAAGGAAACTGTATAGCCTTTGGTGGAAGACTTCTTCAGGAAGGGCATCCCAAGTACATAAACTCACCAGAGAGTGAGTTTTTTAAAAAAAGGTCTGTTGTATTTGGTCTGCACCAAGCAAGAGAGTACATAAAGGAGATGGGCTTTGTGGTAGTGGTTGAAGGTTATTTTGATGTAATCAGTATGCACCAAGAGGGCTACAAAAACACCGTAGCACCTTTAGGCACAGCCTTTAGCCAAGATCACGCCAAAGTCCTCTCCAAATACACAAAAAACGCGGTGCTACTCTTTGATGGTGATAACGCGGGGAAAAAAGCGGTAAAACTTGCAACACCCTATTTACTTTTCCAAGGTGTTAATGTAAAGGTGGCATACCTTCCAGAAGGTGAGGACCCAGACACCATGGCAAGAAAGGACAAAGAAGGCCTGCGCACCCTCATTCAAAATGCACAAGACATTTTCCAGATTTTGATAGAAGAGATTAAAGAAGGCAAAAGCTCCTCGCTGAAGGACTTTCTTTATTACGCAAGCTTTGTAAAGGACAAGGTTTATCAACACGAGCTTATAAAGTTAGCAAGCTCTGCATCAGGCCTTCCTGTGAGCCTTCTTTATGAGCAGATGCCCAAGGTTCAAAAAGTGGAAGAACAAGAGGAAACCTTAGGTTTAACCTATAACGAAAAAGTGTTTCTGTTAGGTCTTATGAGGTTGGGAAGGGAAGAATATCTGAAAGAAGTTTTGCTTTCACCTAAAGCCATGCAGATAGCGGAGTACATCTTAGCAGGAGATTACCACATGGTGCCAGAAGACATAAAAAACACAAAGGTTTATGATCTAGAGTCTGCTTTTGAGACTAGCTATCATCTTCTAAAAATAGATAAGTCCCACTTTAGCCAAAGTACAAAGGACATAAAAAAGATGCGAGAGGAAAAAGACAGATACATAGTCCGGTTTAGAAGGAGGAAATAA
- a CDS encoding metal ABC transporter permease, whose product MQIMDVLLTAFLLSVVLVGIHAYFGRVIIQKGIVFTDLAVGQMAGTGLALSLLLSQESYTYSLTLLFALLGALFVYLSERLKAFQEAFIGLLYAFGISSTYLLLSKNPHGAEEFLKLSASDILFTPKAEVLKAGILYAFIGFLLYLSQKKLREPYKSITFYFLFALTLTSSVRLAGVLVVFALLLAPALVSLLFERKLLFAWLYGSILNAWAVIFSYLWDFPTGFSVVFWQALGAMLSFFFKILVKP is encoded by the coding sequence ATGCAAATAATGGATGTCCTCCTTACCGCTTTTTTACTGTCTGTTGTCCTGGTGGGTATTCACGCCTACTTTGGAAGGGTGATCATTCAAAAGGGAATAGTCTTTACTGACCTTGCGGTAGGGCAGATGGCTGGGACAGGCCTTGCCCTATCCCTCTTGCTTTCTCAAGAATCCTATACATACTCTCTTACCTTGCTTTTTGCTCTGCTTGGTGCCCTTTTTGTGTATCTCTCAGAAAGACTAAAAGCCTTCCAAGAAGCCTTTATAGGTCTTCTTTATGCCTTTGGTATTTCTTCCACCTACCTGCTCCTTTCCAAAAATCCACACGGAGCGGAGGAGTTTTTGAAGCTCTCTGCTAGCGACATACTCTTTACTCCAAAAGCAGAAGTCCTAAAGGCGGGAATACTTTACGCTTTTATAGGTTTTTTGCTCTACCTTTCTCAGAAGAAACTAAGAGAACCTTATAAATCCATAACCTTTTACTTTCTTTTTGCCCTTACTCTTACAAGCTCAGTAAGGTTGGCTGGTGTTTTGGTGGTCTTTGCTCTTTTGCTTGCTCCTGCTCTGGTGAGTCTTTTGTTTGAAAGGAAGCTTTTGTTTGCGTGGCTTTACGGCTCTATCCTTAACGCATGGGCAGTGATCTTCTCTTACCTTTGGGACTTTCCCACAGGTTTTAGCGTGGTCTTCTGGCAGGCTTTAGGGGCTATGCTGTCCTTCTTTTTTAAAATTCTCGTAAAGCCTTAA
- the rlmB gene encoding 23S rRNA (guanosine(2251)-2'-O)-methyltransferase RlmB encodes MIVYGKNPVIEALRSDKDIEKVLVAHDSHPPYQVVKLCKQKGIKIQKVPREKIEELAGTKKTQGILAIISPIKYVPPEELFKTTIEKNSFFLVLDHITDPQNVGNLLRTCEVFGGVGALLPTYRSSPINETVVKASSGAVFYLKLSKVSSLSNSLREFKKQGGWVIAVERGGKDIRSFSMPLPCALVLGSEGEGVSKNILDISDTVLSIPMVGKINSLNVSSAGAIAMWECVRNVIMYNKE; translated from the coding sequence ATGATAGTTTATGGTAAAAATCCCGTTATAGAGGCTCTAAGGTCTGACAAGGACATAGAGAAAGTGCTTGTGGCTCATGACTCTCATCCACCTTATCAGGTGGTAAAGCTCTGCAAACAGAAAGGTATAAAGATCCAAAAAGTTCCAAGGGAAAAGATAGAGGAGCTTGCAGGTACAAAGAAAACCCAAGGCATTCTTGCCATCATAAGCCCTATAAAGTATGTACCACCCGAGGAACTTTTCAAAACTACAATAGAAAAAAACTCTTTTTTTCTGGTTCTTGACCACATTACAGACCCACAAAACGTAGGAAATCTTTTACGGACCTGTGAAGTGTTTGGCGGAGTGGGAGCTCTTTTACCTACTTACAGGTCAAGCCCTATAAACGAAACAGTGGTAAAGGCTTCTTCTGGTGCAGTGTTTTACCTTAAGCTTTCAAAGGTTTCTAGTCTCTCAAACTCTTTGAGGGAATTTAAAAAGCAAGGTGGTTGGGTAATAGCTGTAGAAAGAGGAGGAAAGGACATAAGAAGCTTTTCCATGCCCCTGCCCTGTGCCTTAGTTTTAGGGTCCGAAGGAGAAGGGGTTTCCAAAAATATTTTGGATATATCTGACACTGTTTTATCCATACCTATGGTGGGGAAGATAAACTCTTTGAATGTGTCTTCCGCAGGAGCTATAGCCATGTGGGAGTGTGTAAGGAATGTTATAATGTATAACAAAGAATGA
- a CDS encoding cation-translocating P-type ATPase — translation MHQLSPQEALFKLNASLQGLSEREAQERYKQYGPNELIHEEESKWRLFLKQFTSSFNLILMIAGLLAFFLGDMKDGVVVYGIVVINGLIGFYHELKAQASVRALKEMTSPKVKVIREGREKEVDIKELVPGDMVLLSEGDVVPADIRLVDASGLLVDEVVLTGESFPIEKSADVVLPEDTPIYQRSNCLYRGTTILRGKALGVVFATGNNTQIGQIAKKMQEKTPPSPLTKALENFGKKWIVVLLIILSFLVLIGVLQGREPKNLMFFAVAQLVSAVPEGLPVVVTIALVVGALRLAREKVLVKHLPAVETLGSATYICSDKTGTITLGKLRVEEYVSYDRLRLFLASALCNDATEKGGDPLEVALLEWLERERVNWKFLRKVHTRLWEHPFDTKRRLMAVIVSSGEGLHLYIKGALESLALLCDKELPEDVWKHHDMMAEKGLRVLAFGYARLEEIPKSIEDAKAKIVGLVGFLDPPKEGVKSAVETAREAGIRIIMITGDNVLTAKTVAKMVGIHWEGSLCIEGKDMEKLSDEELYHLLKRVSVVARATPEDKYRIVKVLQSKGEIVAVSGDGVNDVPALRVADLGIAMASGSQAAKDASKMVILDNNLAIIVNAIRRGRLITKNISKVIVYLLSTNAFEITYNSLALINGLPLPLYATQILWINLVTDSVQDKTYPFTHYEGNPMKEKPRHPEKAFTGKEVFLKVLYNGLIMGVAHYFLFKYLLAIYPYETALSISFTSAVISQWAVGIQEIGESPFFKNPFQYLKLNPYIYLGISIGLLLQSLVVFVVPQYLHAVHLSVEELYYAVLVPVLTFLAIEVRKWMLYIYKACPTERIFLKR, via the coding sequence ATGCATCAACTAAGCCCTCAAGAAGCCCTTTTTAAACTTAACGCAAGTTTACAAGGTCTCAGCGAAAGAGAGGCACAAGAAAGGTACAAGCAATACGGACCCAATGAACTTATCCACGAAGAGGAAAGCAAGTGGAGGCTTTTCTTAAAACAATTTACAAGCTCTTTCAACTTGATACTTATGATAGCAGGGCTTTTGGCTTTCTTCTTGGGAGACATGAAAGATGGCGTGGTCGTTTATGGGATCGTAGTGATAAATGGTCTTATTGGCTTTTATCATGAACTTAAAGCTCAGGCATCCGTCAGAGCTTTAAAGGAGATGACCTCACCTAAGGTTAAAGTGATAAGAGAAGGCAGAGAGAAAGAGGTAGACATAAAAGAGCTCGTCCCCGGCGACATGGTACTCTTATCAGAAGGTGATGTAGTTCCTGCGGATATAAGGCTTGTGGATGCAAGCGGTCTGCTCGTCGATGAGGTAGTACTGACGGGAGAATCCTTTCCTATAGAAAAATCCGCAGATGTAGTTCTTCCTGAAGACACACCCATTTACCAAAGGTCTAACTGCCTTTACAGAGGAACGACCATATTAAGGGGTAAGGCTTTGGGAGTGGTTTTTGCAACAGGCAATAACACTCAAATAGGTCAGATAGCCAAGAAGATGCAAGAAAAGACACCTCCAAGCCCCCTCACTAAGGCTCTGGAAAATTTTGGGAAAAAGTGGATAGTGGTACTTCTGATTATTTTATCTTTCTTAGTGCTCATAGGTGTGCTTCAAGGAAGAGAGCCTAAGAATCTTATGTTTTTTGCTGTTGCTCAGCTGGTTTCTGCGGTCCCAGAAGGGCTTCCAGTGGTGGTTACCATAGCTCTTGTGGTGGGTGCGTTGAGATTAGCAAGGGAAAAGGTTTTGGTAAAGCACCTTCCTGCTGTTGAAACATTGGGAAGTGCCACCTACATCTGTTCTGATAAAACGGGCACCATAACCTTAGGAAAGCTAAGGGTTGAAGAATACGTTAGCTATGACAGGTTGAGGCTCTTTTTAGCATCAGCCTTATGCAACGATGCCACGGAAAAAGGAGGCGATCCGTTGGAGGTTGCTCTGCTTGAGTGGTTAGAAAGAGAGAGGGTAAACTGGAAGTTCTTGAGAAAGGTCCATACACGCCTTTGGGAGCACCCCTTTGATACCAAAAGGAGACTAATGGCGGTTATAGTCTCTTCAGGTGAAGGCTTGCATCTTTACATAAAGGGTGCGCTGGAAAGCTTGGCTCTTCTGTGCGATAAAGAATTACCGGAAGATGTATGGAAACACCACGATATGATGGCAGAAAAAGGTTTGAGGGTGTTGGCTTTTGGATATGCAAGGCTTGAAGAAATTCCGAAAAGTATAGAAGATGCAAAGGCAAAGATAGTGGGACTTGTAGGGTTTTTAGATCCGCCAAAGGAAGGAGTAAAGTCTGCAGTTGAAACTGCCAGAGAGGCTGGCATAAGGATCATAATGATAACGGGAGACAATGTGCTTACAGCAAAGACAGTTGCAAAGATGGTTGGTATTCACTGGGAAGGAAGCTTATGTATAGAAGGTAAAGACATGGAAAAGCTCTCTGATGAAGAGCTCTACCACCTGCTAAAAAGGGTTTCTGTTGTAGCTCGCGCCACACCCGAGGACAAATACCGTATAGTTAAGGTGCTTCAATCAAAAGGGGAAATAGTGGCTGTTAGTGGAGATGGCGTCAACGACGTACCAGCCTTGAGGGTAGCAGACCTTGGAATAGCCATGGCTTCTGGTTCTCAAGCAGCAAAAGATGCATCAAAGATGGTTATATTGGATAATAACCTTGCCATTATAGTGAACGCTATAAGAAGAGGCAGGCTCATAACCAAAAACATATCTAAGGTAATAGTCTATCTCCTCTCCACCAATGCCTTTGAGATAACTTATAACTCCCTTGCATTGATAAATGGCTTGCCTCTGCCTCTCTACGCTACACAAATACTGTGGATAAACCTGGTGACTGATAGCGTGCAGGATAAAACTTACCCATTTACCCATTACGAGGGAAACCCTATGAAGGAAAAACCACGCCATCCAGAAAAAGCTTTTACAGGAAAGGAGGTGTTTTTGAAAGTACTATACAACGGACTTATTATGGGTGTTGCCCACTACTTTCTGTTTAAGTACCTGCTTGCCATCTACCCTTATGAGACAGCTCTGAGCATAAGCTTTACTTCGGCGGTAATAAGCCAGTGGGCTGTAGGCATTCAGGAGATTGGAGAAAGCCCCTTCTTCAAAAATCCCTTTCAGTACTTAAAGCTCAATCCTTACATATATTTGGGAATATCTATAGGTTTACTACTGCAATCTTTGGTGGTTTTTGTCGTACCTCAATACCTTCACGCGGTTCACCTTTCTGTTGAGGAGCTCTACTACGCAGTCCTTGTGCCTGTACTCACCTTCTTAGCCATAGAAGTGAGGAAGTGGATGCTCTATATTTATAAAGCATGTCCGACAGAGAGGATATTCTTAAAAAGATAG